In the Streptomyces fradiae ATCC 10745 = DSM 40063 genome, one interval contains:
- a CDS encoding AAA family ATPase, which produces MRLHRLRVTAFGPFATAQEVDFDALSSAGLFLLHGATGAGKTSVLDAVCFALYGSVPGARQAPGTSLRSDHAPAGTATEVVLDLTVAGRRLEITRRPAQPRPKKRGRGHTVEKAQSWLREYDAEAAAWKDLSRSHQEIGEEVTRLIGMSRDQFCQVVLLPQGDFSRFLRADAEARGKLLGRLFDTRRFAAVEERLAELRRAAEQRVREGDQRLLALAHRMAQAAGDAAAGWPAPDGAPGDPGLADAVLGWAAVARSGAREALDTARLALTAAEERQGSARRALDAEHERAALRERHEDARRRAAALEERRAEHDAWQARLDESRKAERVAGPLDQRDRAEREHREADAARARALTALAALTGPATGSGATDSGAGAFGAGTFGAGAVDPDAGPALDPFDAGPEALAGLARARRRDLGALDAARRAERRLADIARERAELDRQARADDEALQEAVSWLDGWDGIRRALTARVDAAGEAATRAEHLAGRLAPARRRLDAARRRDALAADAAGVAARLATAREAANAAHETWLALRERRLRGIAAELAAHLEDGVPCAVCGSAEHPSPARPTADHVDRAAEEGAYAQHTRAAEARTAAERDLARVHEALASAAAEAAGHAPGGDQAGAAPGGAGAEGPSVAELAEAVTRLEREEAEARTLARDGHVAREALEAAEAEHARREEQRRRSEALAAARDSRCDTLDRLRAECEAELAGVLGDGGGTVAARAAALEREVSALEAAAEAVRAAESAARRLKEADGRLADAAYRAGFATPAAAAAALLEDTARRGLQHRVDAWQAEAAVVADRLADAAARAAAEGPPADVAAAAAAHDAAERAVRGATTALAAHRERCAALDRLSARVADEVRVLGPLRTEYDRVARLAALTAGTSAENERRMRLESYVLAARLEQVAAAATVRLQRMSSGRYTLVHSDARTGTKRAGLGLHVVDAWTGGERDTATLSGGETFFASLALALGLADVVTDEAGGVRLDTLFIDEGFGSLDEHTLDEVLDVLDSLRERDRSVGIVSHVADLRRRIPAQLEVVKGRGGSRVRLRTGDGG; this is translated from the coding sequence GTGAGGCTCCACCGGCTCCGCGTCACGGCGTTCGGCCCCTTCGCCACGGCCCAGGAGGTCGACTTCGACGCGCTCTCCTCCGCCGGGCTCTTCCTCCTGCACGGCGCGACCGGGGCGGGCAAGACCTCCGTCCTCGACGCGGTCTGCTTCGCCCTGTACGGCTCCGTCCCCGGCGCGCGGCAGGCGCCCGGCACCTCCCTGCGCAGCGACCACGCGCCGGCGGGCACCGCCACCGAGGTCGTGCTCGACCTCACCGTCGCCGGCCGCCGACTGGAGATCACCCGGCGCCCCGCCCAGCCCCGCCCCAAGAAGCGCGGACGCGGACACACCGTCGAGAAGGCCCAGTCCTGGCTGCGCGAGTACGACGCCGAGGCCGCCGCCTGGAAGGACCTCAGCCGCTCGCACCAGGAGATAGGGGAGGAGGTCACCCGGCTCATCGGCATGAGCCGCGACCAGTTCTGCCAGGTCGTGCTCCTGCCGCAGGGCGACTTCTCCCGCTTCCTGCGCGCCGACGCCGAGGCGCGCGGCAAGCTCCTCGGGCGGCTGTTCGACACCCGCCGCTTCGCCGCCGTCGAGGAACGCCTCGCCGAACTGCGCCGCGCCGCCGAGCAGCGCGTCCGCGAGGGGGACCAGAGGCTCCTCGCCCTGGCCCACCGCATGGCGCAGGCCGCCGGCGACGCCGCGGCGGGCTGGCCGGCACCCGACGGCGCACCGGGCGACCCCGGTCTCGCCGACGCCGTCCTCGGCTGGGCCGCCGTCGCCCGGTCCGGTGCCCGCGAGGCCCTCGACACCGCCCGCCTCGCCCTCACCGCGGCCGAGGAGCGCCAGGGCTCCGCCCGCCGCGCCCTCGACGCCGAGCACGAGCGCGCCGCCCTGCGCGAACGCCACGAGGACGCCCGCCGCCGCGCCGCCGCCCTCGAGGAGCGCCGGGCCGAGCACGACGCGTGGCAGGCCCGCCTGGACGAGTCCCGCAAGGCGGAGCGCGTCGCCGGCCCGCTCGACCAGCGCGACCGGGCGGAGCGGGAGCACCGCGAGGCCGACGCCGCCCGTGCCCGCGCGCTCACCGCGCTCGCGGCGCTCACCGGGCCCGCCACCGGCTCCGGCGCCACCGACTCCGGAGCGGGAGCCTTCGGCGCGGGAACCTTCGGCGCGGGCGCCGTCGACCCCGACGCCGGGCCCGCCCTCGACCCCTTCGACGCCGGACCGGAGGCGCTGGCCGGCCTCGCCCGGGCCCGCCGCCGCGACCTGGGCGCCCTCGACGCGGCCCGCCGCGCCGAGCGGCGACTCGCGGACATCGCCCGCGAGCGCGCCGAACTCGACCGGCAGGCCCGCGCCGACGACGAGGCCCTCCAGGAGGCCGTCTCCTGGCTCGACGGCTGGGACGGCATTCGGCGGGCGCTCACCGCCCGTGTGGACGCCGCCGGCGAGGCCGCCACTCGAGCCGAGCACCTCGCCGGGCGGCTCGCCCCGGCCCGCCGCCGCCTGGACGCGGCCCGCCGCCGGGACGCCCTCGCCGCCGACGCGGCCGGCGTCGCCGCACGGCTCGCGACCGCCCGCGAGGCCGCCAACGCCGCCCACGAGACCTGGCTCGCCCTGCGGGAGCGGCGGCTGCGCGGCATCGCCGCCGAACTCGCCGCCCACCTGGAGGACGGCGTCCCCTGCGCGGTGTGCGGCTCCGCCGAGCACCCGTCGCCCGCCCGGCCCACCGCCGACCACGTGGACCGCGCGGCGGAGGAGGGGGCGTACGCGCAGCACACGCGCGCCGCCGAGGCCCGCACCGCCGCCGAACGGGACCTCGCCCGCGTACACGAGGCGCTCGCCTCCGCCGCGGCGGAGGCCGCCGGGCACGCCCCGGGCGGGGACCAAGCCGGGGCCGCCCCCGGCGGGGCCGGGGCCGAGGGCCCTTCCGTCGCCGAACTGGCCGAGGCGGTGACCCGGCTGGAGCGCGAGGAGGCCGAGGCGCGCACCCTCGCCCGCGACGGCCATGTCGCGCGCGAGGCGCTGGAAGCCGCCGAGGCGGAGCACGCCCGGCGCGAGGAGCAGCGGCGGCGGTCGGAGGCGCTGGCCGCCGCGCGGGACTCCCGGTGCGACACGCTCGACCGGCTGCGGGCCGAGTGCGAGGCCGAACTGGCGGGTGTCCTCGGCGACGGCGGCGGCACCGTCGCGGCGCGGGCGGCCGCCCTGGAGCGCGAGGTGTCCGCCCTGGAGGCCGCCGCCGAGGCCGTACGGGCCGCGGAGTCGGCGGCGCGGCGGCTGAAGGAGGCCGACGGGCGGCTGGCGGACGCCGCGTACCGGGCCGGGTTCGCCACCCCGGCCGCCGCGGCGGCGGCCCTCCTGGAGGACACCGCCCGGCGCGGCCTCCAGCACCGGGTCGACGCCTGGCAGGCCGAGGCCGCCGTGGTCGCCGACCGCCTGGCGGACGCCGCCGCCCGCGCCGCCGCCGAGGGCCCGCCCGCCGACGTCGCCGCGGCGGCGGCCGCCCACGACGCGGCCGAGCGCGCCGTACGCGGGGCCACCACCGCCCTCGCCGCCCACCGCGAGCGGTGCGCCGCGCTCGACCGGCTCTCCGCGCGCGTGGCCGACGAGGTCCGCGTCCTGGGACCGCTGCGCACGGAGTACGACCGGGTGGCCCGGCTGGCGGCGCTCACCGCCGGGACGTCCGCCGAGAACGAGCGGCGGATGCGCCTGGAGTCGTACGTCCTCGCCGCCCGCCTCGAACAGGTCGCCGCCGCCGCCACGGTGCGGCTCCAGCGCATGTCGTCCGGCCGCTACACGCTGGTCCACTCCGACGCCCGCACCGGCACCAAGCGCGCCGGGCTGGGCCTGCACGTGGTCGACGCGTGGACCGGCGGCGAGCGCGACACGGCCACGCTCTCCGGCGGCGAGACGTTCTTCGCGTCGCTCGCCCTGGCGCTCGGCCTCGCCGACGTCGTCACCGACGAGGCGGGCGGCGTACGGCTCGACACCCTCTTCATCGACGAGGGCTTCGGCAGCCTCGACGAGCACACGCTGGACGAGGTGCTGGACGTGCTGGACTCGCTGCGCGAGCGGGACCGCAGCGTCGGCATCGTCAGCCACGTCGCCGACCTGCGCCGCCGCATCCCGGCCCAGCTGGAGGTCGTCAAGGGGCGCGGCGGCTCGCGGGTGCGGCTGCGGACGGGCGACGGCGGCTGA
- a CDS encoding exonuclease SbcCD subunit D has protein sequence MRLLHTSDWHLGRSFHRVGLLDAQAAFLDHLVATVREHDVDAVLVAGDVYDRAIPPLAAVELFDSTLHRLAEAGVPTVMISGNHDSARRLGVGARLIERAGVHLRTDPGGIGTPVLLPDPPHGDVAVYGLPYLEPALVRERLGAARSRHQAVLAAAMDRVRADLAARPAGTRSVVLAHAFVTGGETSDSERDITVGGVASVPAAVFDGVDYVALGHLHGAQALTHRVRYSGSPLAYSFSEWRHRKTMWLVDLAPGGEVTAERVDCPVPRRLARLRGRLEDLLADPALDRHEDAWVEAVLTDPVRPAEPMARLTRRFPHTLALTFEPERSDDPDGHLSYARRLHGRTDQQIAEDFVAHVRGAGPDAHERAALRGALDDVRAGLAAREGEVGR, from the coding sequence ATGAGATTGCTGCACACATCGGACTGGCACCTGGGCCGGTCCTTCCACCGCGTCGGGCTCCTCGACGCCCAGGCCGCCTTCCTCGACCACCTCGTCGCCACCGTCCGGGAGCACGACGTGGACGCCGTCCTCGTCGCGGGGGACGTGTACGACCGGGCCATCCCGCCGCTCGCCGCCGTCGAACTGTTCGACAGCACCCTGCACCGGCTCGCCGAGGCGGGCGTGCCCACCGTGATGATCTCCGGCAACCACGACTCGGCCCGCCGCCTCGGCGTCGGCGCCCGCCTCATCGAGCGCGCCGGCGTCCACCTGCGCACCGACCCCGGTGGCATCGGCACGCCCGTCCTCCTCCCCGACCCGCCCCACGGCGACGTCGCCGTCTACGGGCTGCCCTACCTGGAACCGGCCCTCGTCCGCGAGCGCCTCGGCGCGGCCAGGAGCCGCCACCAGGCGGTACTCGCCGCCGCCATGGACCGCGTCCGCGCCGATCTGGCCGCCCGCCCCGCGGGCACCCGGTCCGTCGTCCTCGCCCACGCCTTCGTGACCGGCGGCGAGACCAGCGACAGCGAGCGCGACATCACCGTCGGCGGCGTCGCCTCCGTGCCCGCCGCCGTCTTCGACGGCGTGGACTACGTGGCCCTCGGCCACCTGCACGGCGCGCAGGCCCTCACCCACCGCGTCCGCTACTCCGGCTCCCCGCTCGCCTACTCGTTCTCCGAGTGGCGGCACCGCAAGACGATGTGGCTCGTCGACCTCGCCCCCGGCGGGGAGGTCACCGCCGAGCGGGTCGACTGCCCCGTACCGCGCCGCCTCGCCCGCCTCCGCGGCCGCCTGGAGGACCTCCTCGCCGACCCGGCGCTCGACCGCCACGAGGACGCCTGGGTCGAGGCCGTCCTCACCGACCCGGTACGCCCCGCCGAGCCCATGGCGCGGCTCACCCGGCGCTTCCCGCACACCCTCGCCCTGACCTTCGAGCCCGAGCGGTCCGACGACCCCGACGGCCACCTCTCCTACGCCCGCCGCCTGCACGGGCGCACCGACCAGCAGATCGCGGAGGACTTCGTGGCCCACGTCCGCGGCGCCGGACCCGACGCCCACGAACGGGCCGCCCTGCGCGGCGCCCTCGACGACGTACGCGCCGGGCTCGCCGCACGCGAGGGCGAGGTGGGCAGGTGA
- a CDS encoding DsbA family protein, protein MPGTSGTPGTPASSRTGRPRPGRTRRVLAAVVPAAAVVTAVLALALGRDGSGGGTAAPATVSTPEAQEPANPELLGLARRDGADPLALGSPDAPVVLIEYSDFQCPFCGRFARETKPDLVRDYVDKGVLRIEWRNFPVFGVESDQAARAGWAAGQQNRFWQFHDTAYAEPRRRNAGDFSEDKLTAMARKAGVEDLARFEKDMASDAAHRAVTRDTEEGYGIGVTSTPAFLINGRPVLGAQPTDVFTDIIDEAAEQARQQEDGDE, encoded by the coding sequence ATGCCCGGAACATCCGGAACACCCGGAACACCCGCGTCCTCGCGCACCGGGCGGCCACGCCCCGGTCGCACCCGGCGCGTCCTCGCCGCGGTCGTGCCGGCCGCCGCCGTCGTGACCGCCGTTCTCGCCCTCGCCCTCGGCCGCGACGGCTCCGGGGGCGGCACCGCCGCCCCCGCCACGGTGTCGACCCCCGAGGCTCAGGAGCCGGCGAACCCGGAACTGCTCGGCCTGGCCCGCCGGGACGGCGCCGACCCGCTCGCCCTCGGCAGCCCCGACGCGCCCGTCGTGCTGATCGAGTACTCCGACTTCCAGTGCCCCTTCTGCGGCCGGTTCGCCCGCGAGACCAAGCCGGACCTGGTCCGCGACTACGTCGACAAGGGCGTCCTGCGCATCGAGTGGCGCAACTTCCCCGTCTTCGGAGTCGAGTCGGACCAGGCCGCGCGAGCCGGCTGGGCCGCCGGACAGCAGAACCGCTTCTGGCAGTTCCACGACACGGCCTACGCCGAGCCGCGGCGCCGCAACGCGGGCGACTTCAGCGAGGACAAGCTCACCGCCATGGCCCGGAAGGCCGGCGTCGAGGACCTCGCGCGGTTCGAGAAGGACATGGCCTCCGACGCCGCCCACCGGGCGGTCACCCGCGACACCGAGGAGGGCTACGGCATCGGGGTCACGAGCACCCCGGCCTTCCTGATCAACGGCCGGCCGGTACTCGGCGCCCAGCCCACCGACGTCTTCACCGACATCATCGACGAGGCCGCCGAGCAGGCACGGCAGCAGGAGGACGGCGATGAGTGA
- a CDS encoding cytochrome c biogenesis CcdA family protein has product MSDPGVLVAFLGGLLALLSPCSALLLPAFFAYSFAGSARLLGRTALFYAGLCLTLVPLGVAGSFAGRLFHGHRDTLVTAGGWLVIALGVAQVLGRGFGSRRLQQAAGRRRSGSAASVLALGAVYGLAGFCAGPILGAVLTVAAMGGAPWRGGALLAVYALGMAVPMFVLAALWDRYDLGRRPWLRGRVVHLGTVPLHTTSLAGGTMFILLGVLFLAFDGTSALPSPMGVDAEFAWEERLSRWAGAVPDRTLLLGLAAVAAAAALAVLLRTRPGRKEERHPPAERARADGTVEEHR; this is encoded by the coding sequence ATGAGTGACCCGGGCGTGCTGGTCGCCTTCCTCGGCGGCCTGCTGGCCCTGCTCAGCCCCTGCTCGGCCCTGCTGCTGCCGGCCTTCTTCGCGTACTCCTTCGCCGGCAGCGCCCGCCTCCTGGGCCGCACGGCACTCTTCTACGCCGGACTCTGCCTCACCCTGGTGCCGCTGGGGGTGGCCGGCTCCTTCGCCGGGCGGCTCTTCCACGGGCACCGGGACACCCTGGTCACGGCAGGCGGCTGGCTGGTCATCGCGCTCGGCGTGGCCCAGGTGCTGGGCCGGGGATTCGGCTCACGCCGTCTGCAGCAGGCCGCCGGGAGACGCCGCTCCGGCTCCGCGGCCTCCGTGCTGGCACTGGGCGCGGTCTACGGCCTGGCGGGCTTCTGCGCCGGGCCGATCCTGGGCGCCGTCCTGACCGTCGCGGCCATGGGCGGCGCCCCCTGGCGGGGCGGTGCGCTGCTGGCCGTCTACGCCCTGGGCATGGCGGTGCCGATGTTCGTCCTGGCCGCACTGTGGGACCGCTACGACCTCGGGCGCCGGCCATGGCTGCGTGGACGGGTGGTCCACCTCGGCACAGTGCCGCTGCACACCACCTCCCTGGCCGGCGGCACGATGTTCATCCTGCTCGGCGTGCTCTTCCTGGCCTTCGACGGCACCTCCGCACTGCCGTCCCCGATGGGAGTGGACGCGGAGTTCGCCTGGGAGGAACGGCTGTCCCGATGGGCGGGCGCGGTCCCCGACCGCACCCTGCTGCTCGGCCTGGCCGCGGTCGCGGCCGCCGCGGCCCTCGCCGTCCTGCTGCGCACCCGGCCCGGACGGAAGGAGGAGCGGCACCCGCCGGCGGAGCGCGCCCGCGCGGACGGCACCGTGGAGGAACACCGCTGA
- a CDS encoding YigZ family protein: MQEQYLTVAREGVHETEINRSRFLCALAPAATEREAQDFVARVRREHPTATHNCFAYVIGADAAVQKASDDGEPGGTAGVPMLQMLLRRDVRYVAAVVTRYYGGVKLGAGGLIRAYGGCVGEALDAIGTVTRRRYRLATVTVDHQRAGRLQNDLRATGRSVRDVRYADAVRIEVGLPDADVDAFRGWLADATAGTATLELGGEAYGDG; encoded by the coding sequence ATGCAGGAGCAGTACCTGACGGTGGCCCGCGAGGGCGTCCACGAGACCGAGATCAACCGCTCGCGCTTCCTCTGCGCGCTGGCCCCCGCCGCGACGGAGCGGGAGGCCCAGGACTTCGTGGCACGCGTCCGCCGCGAGCACCCCACCGCCACCCACAACTGCTTCGCGTACGTCATCGGCGCCGACGCGGCCGTCCAGAAGGCGAGCGACGACGGGGAGCCGGGCGGCACCGCCGGCGTGCCGATGCTCCAGATGCTGCTGCGGCGCGACGTGCGGTACGTCGCCGCCGTCGTCACCCGCTACTACGGCGGCGTGAAGCTCGGCGCGGGCGGCCTCATCCGCGCCTACGGCGGCTGCGTCGGCGAGGCCCTCGACGCGATCGGCACCGTGACGCGCCGCCGCTACCGGCTCGCCACCGTCACCGTCGACCACCAGCGGGCCGGCAGGCTCCAGAACGACCTGCGCGCCACCGGCCGCTCCGTCCGCGACGTACGGTACGCCGACGCCGTACGGATCGAGGTGGGCCTGCCCGACGCCGACGTGGACGCCTTCCGCGGCTGGCTCGCCGACGCCACCGCCGGAACGGCCACCCTGGAACTCGGCGGAGAGGCGTACGGGGACGGCTGA
- a CDS encoding DUF3291 domain-containing protein yields the protein MPTLPWTVPNPAPAHAPVVVMASRFEVRSLRDVPRFLLRSLAAWRQVRTAPGAHGASLVARPWRRTFYTLSAWRDRDALHAYARTEPHRGIMRELRSTMRDSTFTYWETTAGELPVSWEEALRRLAEQAARDTAEGTGAGRA from the coding sequence ATGCCGACCCTGCCCTGGACCGTGCCGAACCCGGCCCCCGCACACGCCCCCGTGGTGGTCATGGCCTCCCGCTTCGAGGTCCGCTCCCTCCGGGACGTGCCGCGCTTCCTCCTGAGGTCGCTCGCCGCCTGGCGCCAGGTGCGCACCGCGCCCGGCGCCCACGGGGCCTCGCTCGTGGCCCGCCCGTGGCGGCGGACGTTCTACACGCTCTCCGCCTGGCGCGACCGCGACGCCCTCCACGCCTACGCCCGCACCGAACCCCATCGCGGGATCATGCGGGAGCTCCGCTCCACGATGCGCGACTCCACCTTCACCTACTGGGAGACCACCGCCGGTGAGCTGCCGGTCTCCTGGGAGGAGGCCCTGCGCCGCCTCGCCGAGCAGGCCGCCCGCGACACCGCCGAAGGGACGGGGGCAGGGCGGGCATAG
- a CDS encoding CoA-binding protein yields MYGDTETIRRILTESGDTWAVVGLSTNRSRAAYGVARVLQRFGKRVVPVHPKAETVHGEQGYATLADIPFPVDVVDVFVHSELAGGIADQAVAKGAKAVWFQLGVVDEEAYARTRAAGLDMVMDRCPAIELKSLGYRTEG; encoded by the coding sequence GTGTACGGCGACACGGAGACCATCCGCAGGATCCTCACCGAGTCGGGCGACACCTGGGCGGTGGTCGGCCTGTCCACCAACCGCTCGCGGGCGGCCTACGGCGTGGCGCGCGTGCTCCAGCGGTTCGGCAAGCGGGTCGTGCCGGTCCACCCGAAGGCCGAGACCGTGCACGGCGAGCAGGGGTACGCCACGCTGGCGGACATCCCCTTCCCGGTGGACGTGGTGGACGTGTTCGTCCACAGCGAGCTGGCCGGCGGCATCGCGGACCAGGCGGTGGCGAAGGGCGCCAAGGCGGTCTGGTTCCAGCTCGGCGTGGTGGACGAGGAGGCGTACGCGCGGACCCGGGCGGCCGGGCTCGACATGGTGATGGACCGGTGCCCGGCGATCGAGCTTAAGTCCCTAGGTTACCGCACAGAGGGGTGA